A genomic segment from Danio aesculapii chromosome 17, fDanAes4.1, whole genome shotgun sequence encodes:
- the LOC130244250 gene encoding stAR-related lipid transfer protein 9-like has product MRVLAMQSVFEETLPRPSADTIRGEMLPSAWILQPSHLNGREAVTVIYLLQVDLGSPSLAPRLLNAVSRKQAAVIADLDSFFSL; this is encoded by the exons ATGCGGGTGCTGGCCATGCAGTCTGTGTTTGAGGAAACTCTGCCACGTCCCAGTGCTGATACTATTCGTGGTGAGATGTTACCCAGTGCATGGATTCTTCAACCCAGCCACCTTAATGGTCGAGAGGCTGTGACTGTCATCTACTTGTTACAA GTGGATTTGGGAAGTCCGTCCTTAGCCCCTAGATTGCTGAATGCAGTGTCTAGAAAGCAAGCAGCTGTAATTGCAGACCTTGATTCTTTCTTCTCTTTATGA